A region of the Pelecanus crispus isolate bPelCri1 chromosome 1, bPelCri1.pri, whole genome shotgun sequence genome:
ACTCCTGGTTTAGAATTTCTAGGCACAAAAGGATCAAAAATCAGAAGTACCTGTGGTTCCCTTTACATGTAGTTTCACAGAAAGCTTGTTCTCCGAGTAATTCTTACCAATTTGTCACTTATAACACATTTTGTGTACAGAACAGGGTTGTGACTTCAGAGTACAAACCTTTTTTGCCTTTAACTAAAGAGCTTCAGAGTATGCCTCTGACAACTCTGTGATAAGTAGAAAAGTATATAAATACAGTGAAATAGAGATTTTCAAGGAAATAGAATTTCCTCAGTAACTTCTTTGTTTCTGATTATAGCAATTAATAGTATTGTTTATGTATAAACTCAGTAAGATTCAGCACCGATAGGATTACAGTGATCCTCGTGTTTTAAGACTGAGTTCAGACCAGGAAGAAGCATGTCctgtaaaatagtaatgatcaCCAGTGAGATCTGTCTAGCCACATTTTCTTACAGAATTCCCCCTAAAAAGATTACTATCTGTTCCTATgctatattaaaaagaaaagcatgtcaGTTAAATGGATCTGAGTAGGGGGAGCTTATGttctaaatataaaatttatacTGATAACTTTTTGCCgtttttgtggggaaaaaaagtggctTGGAGGAGTGAAAGTTAAAGCTTTGAttggacattaaaaaaagtctctgaaaaAGTTGCCAGATCAATTGATAACATCCGTGTGTCCGCTCCTCATCTGTGAAATGGAGATAGTATTAATATCCTTTTTCATGATCTACTGTGGGTCAAGCTCATTAACTGATTATGGAGTTTTTTTGTAAATCCTGTAGCTATTTGACTACTAAAAAGACTACTGAAAAGGTTTAGTATAAAGTGAGAACTTACCAAATGTAATGGTGAAGTAAaccatgttttaaaacaatattaaaatattttagaaggtAATTGGGTATCTTAGGAATATGTTGAATACCCATAGATATCCAGTATAGATACCTAATGGGTGttttttgtggaaaaactgCACAGGCCAGGTTTGGTTTACCTTTTCGTCTCATTCAAATTATGAAATAAGATTTATGCAAAACCCATTTTATATTGGTTTTAATAATGACCCCAGTTTGAATGACCTTTAACAACACACTTACTTGATCTTTATTAtgtgttttttaattcaggTGTTAAACTCCTTGGTGAGAAAGGATGTGTCGGGTTTATGCTGTGCATGATTAAAAGGAATTATTTGCCACTAACgcttcttttaattctttttccagGACTTCTGTGATTCTGGACCACTGTTACTGAAATGATATTACAGAAGGCGGCGATTGCATTGTGTTTGTTGGATGAAacccaaatatttattttcagtcaaGTGGGTAGAACCCCCTAACTGCAGTTTACATGTGTAGGTCACTGCGTTACTGTGTTAGTCATTGTCTCTATACAGCAATGACAAGGCTAGAAGAGGCAAACAGAGAAGTGAACATGCACTCATCAGTCAGATACCTTGGCTATCTTGCCAGAATCAACTTACTGGTTGCCATTTGCATGGGCCTCTATGTCAGATGGGAAAAAACTGCGGATGCACTGATTTTGGTAATATTTATTCTGGGGCTCTTTGTTCTTGGAATTGCCAGCATACTGTACTACTATTTTTCAATGGAAACAGCAAGTCTGAGTCTCTCCAatctttggtttggttttttgcttggccttctctgttttcttaataattCTGCCTTCAAGACGGATGTGAAAGAAGAAGCTACTAAATATTTGCTCCTTTCTGCCATTGTTTTACGGATATTATGTGCTTTGGTTGAGAGGATTTGTGGTTGTATTCATCATCGACCGACTCTGCTGACAACAGTTGAATTTTTGGAGCTAGTTGGATTTGCAATTGCCAGCACAACTATGCTGGTGGAAAAATCTATGAGTATTATTCTGTTGGTCATGGCTTTGGCTATGTTGATTATTGACCTACGTATGAAGTCTTTTTTGGCAATTCCGAATTTGGCAATTTTTGGAGCCATTGCATCCTTACTCTTTTTTCCATCACTCCAAATCCCCACAAACCCATTTGCCTTGGCATGTTTCTTCAGCTGCCTGATTTCAGATCCCCTTCTCGACGTTTACTTCAGTGGACTTTCAGTTACTGAACGATGGAAGCCCTACTTGTACCGTGGTAAAATTTGCAGGCGGCTGTCTGTCATCTCAGTTGGAGTCATTGAACTAatctttttcattcttgcaGCCTTTAAACTACGTGATTTGGATCTCTGGTATTTTGTGATACCTGGTTTTTCTATTTTTGGAATTTTCTGGATGATTTgtcatgtgattttttttataactctGTGGGGTTTTCACACAAAACTGAATGACTGTCACAAGGTATACTATACCCACCGTGCAGAAAATAACAGCCTTGACAGAGTTATGGCATCTAGAGGAATGCGTCacttctgtttaatttcagaaCAGCTAGTATTTTTCAGTCTTGTCGCGACTGCTGTTTTGGGGGCCGTTTCTTGGCAGGTAAATAATAATCTCTGTATCTTGATCTCCCTCTTGAGAATGCTCTGGAGAATTCTTGACTCCTTAAAATTCCTGTGACATTTGATGGTGTGCTGTGGCTCAGCAATTCAGTGTTGGAACACTTGGTTTCATCAGCATGCTCTTTGAATTTAACACTTTGTGCTGCCTTAAGGCAGCTGGAACTAACCAGCTTCCTTAAGTGGGCAGAATGGGAAGAGTTAATGCTTCCAGGGCAAAAGTGTGCAAAGTATTTTAAGTTTACCGAccaatgaaattattttgcttttgaattcaTTGTGccataaaatttgttttcaaagtaaatCATAGTGTTGAACCCTAGTAATGCACGTTATACGGATGGCTTTTCTTATGGACTATTTTAATTGAATCAAGGCAAATTCATGttttaagaatgtatttttcaataattttgctttgcattgAACCATTAATGTGGAGTTAGAGATCAGCTGAAAAACTGGTAAACTGTTGGTATAGCATGTGCTCCAAGTATCTTATTTTCAAACCTGGTTATGCACCACAGGATATGTCCTCTGAAAGACCAGTTCTTAAAATCACACAGCGTtctttgacttttctttccatttctgaatTAAGGCCACTGTCTTGTCTTTAGcagaaaacatacatttctCTCAAAAGGTTTGTTCAGTGCCCAAGTTAAAGTACATTGTGTGTTGTCACAGTAGCAGCAGGGTGAAAAGGGAGTTTGGTGTCTATTTTCTTTAAGTTGATGAAAAAAAAGACGACAATCATTTTTGTCCCCATGCATCTCTTAAATGAATTACATATATACatcatatatatgtaaaaattatatattatttagGGCAGATCCAgcttacagaaatgtttctatACTGTTTCCAAAACAATTTGTTGCCCATTCCTGCAGattttcttagaatcatagaatcgtttaggttggaaaagacctttaagatcatccagtccaaccattaagctaacactaccacgtccaccactaaaacaattaagggtagagtagcaatttcttgtttcctggcttggtggctggattattttttaatgaaaggaaaaactaggttggaaaggatctccaagatcatcagtccaaccatcaacccaacaccaccatgcccactaaaccatgtcccaaagtgccacatctacccgttttttgaatacttccaggggtattgactccaccacctctctgggcagcctgttccaatgcttcactactctttccgtgaagaaattcttcctaatatccaacctaaacctcccctggcgcaacttgaggccatttcctctcgtcctattgctaactacatgggaaaagagaccaacacccacctcactacaacctcctttcaggtagttgtagagagtgataaggtctcccctcagcctcctcttctccaggctaaacaaccccagttccctcagccgctcctcataaggcctgtgctccagacccttcaccagcttcgttgcccttctttgaacacactccagcacctcaatgtctttcttgtattgaggggcccaaaactggacacagtattccaggtgcggcctcaccagtgctgagtacaaggggacaatcacctccctgctcctgctggccacactgttcctgatacaagccaggatgctgttggccttcttggccacctgggcacactgctggctcatgttcagccggctgtcagccaacacccccaggtcctttttggccaggcagctttccagccactcttccccaagcctgtagcgctgcatggggttgttgtgacccaagtgcaggacccggcacttggccttgttgaacctcatacagttggcctcagcccatcggtccagcctgtccaggtccctctgcaaggccatcctaccctccagcagatcgacactcccacccagtttggtgtcatctgcaaacttactgagggcgcactcaatcccctcatccagatcattgataaagatactaaacaaggctggccccaaaactgagccctggggaacactgcttgtgaccggtaAATTAGATTAAATAATGTTATGGATGAAAGGTGTTACAGAACTtcatggaaaaggaaattgaCAGGTATTTTGTGAGGgtttgtgtgttggtttttttgtttggtttggggtggggtttttttggttttttggggtttttttttggttttttgcatgAAGAGCATTAGAGGTTAACAGACAAGCCTGTGtagttttgctctttctttggaaaattatCAGCATGCATAGCTGTAGTGCGTGGGCTTGCAGAaaggacaaaaggaagaaatagaaccaaaaagaagcagagaagaaaaattcccaaaatgtatttactgaaaatgaaggtgctgcactgaaataaatgggaaGGTGGTTTGGGAGACAGAAACAATAAAGATGGAATATCAGCATGCTAATATTTCTAACTTccatactttttcttctgagacTTGTGTGATTTTATCAAAATGCAAGTCGTTAATTTTTATATGCTAGATGACTGGTTTTCagtaaaagcaattttttaccATCTCTATCAGATAGTCTTATTAATTTCTCTATCCTTGCCCTCCTCCTTTAACATCCTGAGACACACTAGTTAATAATGATATAGTTTTAAAATTGCTTGGATGGAGTCACTTCACCTAGTTACACCTAACAGAGCAGTCAGAGCAAATCAAGTACGTAAGTTGTCCAGACAGTCACTGGAGAGAGGCGGTTCATTTTGGTGGTGGCCAGAGCCTGCCTGCAGGGAGCTAGCCACCGGACTTGGACAGGATCTCCCGCTGTAGCCCTTCAGGGGGGGGGCTCCCTCTCCCCATGCCATCTGTTTAAAGCACACAGGCGCTTCCTTTAGAACTGCTTCATTACCGCAAGCTGTCTGCGTAAGCAGGGAGGGTTGGGTTCATACTCAT
Encoded here:
- the TMEM168 gene encoding transmembrane protein 168, with translation MCRSLRYCVSHCLYTAMTRLEEANREVNMHSSVRYLGYLARINLLVAICMGLYVRWEKTADALILVIFILGLFVLGIASILYYYFSMETASLSLSNLWFGFLLGLLCFLNNSAFKTDVKEEATKYLLLSAIVLRILCALVERICGCIHHRPTLLTTVEFLELVGFAIASTTMLVEKSMSIILLVMALAMLIIDLRMKSFLAIPNLAIFGAIASLLFFPSLQIPTNPFALACFFSCLISDPLLDVYFSGLSVTERWKPYLYRGKICRRLSVISVGVIELIFFILAAFKLRDLDLWYFVIPGFSIFGIFWMICHVIFFITLWGFHTKLNDCHKVYYTHRAENNSLDRVMASRGMRHFCLISEQLVFFSLVATAVLGAVSWQPTNGIFMSAFLIVLPLESMAHGLFHELGNCLGGTCVGYAVVIPTNFCSPDGQPTLLPPEHVQELNLRSTGMLNAIQRFFAYHMIETYGCDYSTSGLTFDTLHSKIKSFLELRTADGPRHDTYILYYSGHSHSTGEWALAGGDALQLDTLLEWWREKNSTFCSRLIIVLDCENSQPWVKEVRKVNDQYVAVQGAEMARVVDIEEAGPPQLGDFTRQWVEYNCNPDSNISWSEKGRTVKAVYGVSKHWSDYTLHLPTGSDVAKHWMIYFPRITYPLVHLANWFCGLNLFWVCKACFRCLKRLKMSWFLPTVLDTGQGFKLVKS